A part of Melittangium boletus DSM 14713 genomic DNA contains:
- a CDS encoding glycosyltransferase family 39 protein gives MKWMAGASPEQAMGAADASSAPVWTRRVLVASGVLAVLRLLYSAQVELAPQEAYYWQYARHLDWSYFDHPPMCAWLIGLSVKLVGVSELGVRIPSVVSMTLLTWLLYSLGKRLYSPAVGALAALAANATVLFGLGAVVMTPDVPLVLCWTAALRVLCELVLPDGKGAGRGGFRWYVLGALCGFAMLSKYTAALLPPQILLTALLSPRGRASLRSPHPYLALLVALAVFSPVFIWNAQHDWASFAFQTRGRMRTVHGLQPHLVGRYLGLQAVAVGPLLYLSLLLSAILLVKPALRGDSRARLLCIASLPGLLIFSGVSPLHWVKMNWVAPAYIGVFVATAARWHEGWRVQGRKLYASLALGTGALLVLGMYLMPLWPAIPFKEKDNLVSGWSQLARHVQVQRERVGTPGAPPPLVVGWGYKTASELAFYLPDHPETQSDPALGGSGLAYDFWWDSIGPHSDALVVADDRQPLRDASTRLAAHCDEVRPLPPVTVTRGERPVTTYRLWHCQGWRREGRERGATAPGRSG, from the coding sequence ATGAAGTGGATGGCAGGAGCCTCTCCGGAACAGGCGATGGGCGCGGCCGATGCGTCTTCCGCCCCGGTCTGGACGAGGCGGGTGCTGGTGGCGAGTGGCGTGCTGGCCGTGCTTCGGCTCCTCTACTCGGCCCAGGTGGAGTTGGCGCCGCAGGAGGCCTATTACTGGCAATACGCCCGGCACCTGGACTGGTCGTACTTCGATCATCCGCCGATGTGCGCATGGTTGATCGGCTTGTCGGTGAAGCTCGTGGGCGTGAGCGAGCTGGGTGTGCGCATCCCCTCGGTCGTGTCGATGACCCTGCTCACGTGGCTGCTCTATTCGCTCGGCAAGCGCCTGTACTCGCCCGCCGTGGGGGCGCTCGCGGCCCTCGCCGCCAATGCCACGGTGCTCTTCGGACTGGGGGCGGTGGTGATGACGCCGGATGTGCCCCTGGTGCTGTGCTGGACGGCGGCGCTCCGCGTGCTGTGCGAGCTGGTCCTCCCGGACGGGAAGGGCGCGGGCCGGGGCGGTTTCCGCTGGTACGTGCTGGGCGCGCTCTGCGGGTTCGCCATGTTGTCCAAGTACACCGCCGCGCTGCTTCCGCCGCAGATCCTCCTGACGGCGCTGTTGTCACCCCGGGGCCGTGCGTCCCTCCGCTCGCCTCATCCCTACCTGGCGCTCCTCGTGGCGCTCGCCGTCTTCTCTCCCGTCTTCATCTGGAATGCCCAGCATGACTGGGCCTCGTTCGCCTTCCAGACGCGGGGGCGGATGCGGACCGTGCATGGGCTTCAGCCCCACCTGGTCGGGCGCTATCTGGGCTTGCAGGCGGTGGCGGTGGGTCCGCTGCTCTATCTGTCGCTCCTGCTCTCGGCGATCCTCCTGGTGAAGCCCGCGCTCCGGGGCGATTCGCGCGCCCGGTTGCTGTGCATCGCGAGCCTGCCGGGACTCCTGATCTTCTCCGGCGTGAGCCCCCTGCACTGGGTGAAGATGAACTGGGTGGCGCCCGCGTACATCGGTGTGTTCGTGGCGACCGCGGCCCGGTGGCACGAGGGGTGGCGCGTCCAGGGCCGGAAGCTCTACGCGAGCCTCGCCCTGGGCACGGGCGCGCTGTTGGTGCTGGGCATGTACTTGATGCCCCTGTGGCCGGCCATTCCCTTCAAGGAGAAGGACAACCTGGTGAGCGGATGGAGCCAGTTGGCCCGCCACGTCCAGGTCCAGCGCGAGCGGGTGGGGACTCCAGGGGCTCCGCCGCCGCTGGTGGTGGGGTGGGGCTACAAGACGGCGAGCGAGCTGGCCTTCTATCTGCCCGACCACCCGGAGACCCAGTCGGATCCGGCGCTGGGGGGCTCGGGCCTGGCCTATGACTTCTGGTGGGACAGCATCGGTCCCCATTCGGACGCCCTCGTCGTGGCGGATGACCGGCAGCCGCTGCGCGACGCGTCCACGCGCCTGGCGGCCCATTGTGACGAGGTGCGGCCGTTGCCCCCGGTGACGGTGACCCGGGGCGAGCGGCCCGTGACGACCTACCGGCTCTGGCACTGCCAGGGGTGGCGGCGCGAGGGCCGGGAGCGCGGCGCTACAGCGCCCGGCCGGTCAGGATGA
- a CDS encoding lantibiotic dehydratase, which translates to MSEHASGIVPSGFFALRTPLLSFDALGAWGEGLEAPAARPEAREEALARDRVRLRERLRRWAADPLVREALFVASPMLMDSLPAWESAPESERGQKVERTLVRYFARMAGRATPFGLFAGLSVGHLAERTHLHIPGRMALRRHTRLDMDYVCALVERVRREPEVRRSLRYLPNSSLYRLAGQWRYLEMRSRGRERSYHLTAVESAPHLEATLERAGSGATLPRLASALVDEVAGVSYEEALAYVETLVREQLLLPTWAPTLTGPEPVPHLLEQARDVPALNEVHERLSSVQRALALIDAQPLGLSPDAYREVAHALEPLPVPVELPRLFQVDMFRSIPDATLSSPVVDEMLRGLEALRRMTPRRSGNSLLERFRQRFLERYESRCVPLAEALDEENGVGAVFSRGPGRSTGPLLGGFVLPRGRQEEEGRWSARWAHLLRRLEDVRGTDARELELTDEDLKAMEIHEPVSLPDAFGVVATLVGESAEAVDQGRFQLLLENLHGPSAGSYLGRFCHGEPALEARVREHLRAEEALRPDVLFAEVVHLPQDRMGNVTCRPRLRPNDLVFLGESGAGPEQRILLSDLWVSVEGSRVVLRSKRLGREIVPRMSNAHNYASYGLNIYRFLGQLQHTHASWLQFSWGPLARSSFLPRVVYGRTVLSLACWNMEAPRLEAWGRARDAERFDAVQRFRHEARLPRWICLRDEDNQLPIDLDNVLSVDTLVQAIKDRPRATLEELFPGPEALCARGEEGGYVHELVVPFVRTRSIVAPSRPMCASEMAAPRVRRGFAPGSEWLYLKLHAGPATLDRLLAGSLGEAIEKVLATGAAERWFFLRYWDPDAHLRLRFQGEPRRLEAEVWPLLRSACAAAMEAGHAWRLQWDTYEREVERYGGPVGIELAEALFQADSDAVLSLLRVEGADTEREQRWRLTLQGMDALLDALGFSLERKLEVVSRARAGFGTEFQVDKSFEVQLGERYRRESRFLETSLSGDPPPVWARRGERLRPVVERLLQAEREGMLDLPLEVLADSYLHLHVNRMLTDESRPQELILHDFLTRLYRSRLARLRKGR; encoded by the coding sequence ATGTCCGAGCACGCGTCTGGCATCGTTCCGTCCGGTTTCTTCGCCTTGCGCACGCCGTTGCTGTCCTTCGACGCGCTGGGCGCCTGGGGCGAGGGGCTGGAGGCTCCGGCGGCTCGTCCGGAAGCGCGCGAGGAGGCGCTGGCGCGGGACCGCGTCCGGTTGCGCGAGCGGTTGCGGCGGTGGGCGGCCGATCCACTCGTGCGCGAGGCGCTTTTCGTGGCCTCGCCCATGTTGATGGACAGCCTCCCGGCCTGGGAGTCCGCGCCGGAGTCGGAGCGGGGACAGAAGGTGGAGCGGACCCTGGTGCGCTACTTCGCGCGCATGGCCGGCCGCGCCACGCCCTTTGGCTTGTTCGCGGGGCTGTCCGTGGGCCACCTGGCGGAGCGCACCCATCTGCACATCCCCGGGCGCATGGCCCTGCGCCGGCACACGCGGCTGGACATGGACTACGTCTGCGCGCTGGTGGAGCGCGTGCGGCGGGAGCCCGAGGTGCGGCGCTCGCTGCGCTACCTGCCCAACTCCAGCCTCTACCGGCTCGCCGGGCAGTGGCGCTACCTGGAGATGCGGTCGCGCGGGCGCGAGCGCTCCTACCATCTGACCGCCGTCGAGTCCGCACCCCACCTGGAGGCCACCCTGGAGCGCGCGGGCTCCGGTGCGACGCTCCCGCGACTGGCGAGTGCCCTGGTGGACGAGGTCGCCGGCGTCTCCTACGAGGAAGCGCTCGCCTATGTGGAGACCCTGGTGCGCGAGCAACTCCTGCTGCCCACCTGGGCTCCCACGCTCACCGGACCCGAGCCCGTCCCGCACCTGCTCGAACAGGCCCGGGACGTGCCCGCCCTGAATGAGGTGCACGAGCGTCTTTCCTCCGTCCAGCGGGCCTTGGCCCTCATCGATGCGCAGCCCCTGGGGCTGTCTCCGGACGCCTACCGCGAGGTGGCGCATGCGCTGGAGCCCCTTCCCGTCCCCGTGGAACTGCCCCGGCTCTTCCAGGTGGACATGTTCCGCTCCATCCCAGATGCCACCCTGTCATCGCCCGTGGTGGACGAGATGCTGCGAGGACTCGAGGCGCTGCGCCGGATGACGCCCCGCCGCTCGGGGAACTCGCTCCTGGAGCGCTTCCGCCAGCGCTTTCTCGAACGCTATGAGAGCCGCTGCGTGCCGCTGGCCGAGGCACTGGACGAGGAGAACGGCGTGGGTGCCGTGTTCTCGCGGGGGCCGGGCCGGAGCACGGGTCCCCTGCTGGGGGGATTCGTCCTCCCGCGAGGGCGCCAGGAGGAGGAGGGCCGGTGGAGCGCGCGGTGGGCCCATCTCTTGAGGAGGCTCGAGGACGTACGGGGCACGGACGCCCGGGAACTCGAGCTCACGGACGAGGATCTGAAGGCGATGGAGATCCACGAGCCGGTGTCGCTTCCGGACGCCTTCGGCGTGGTGGCCACCCTGGTGGGCGAGTCCGCCGAGGCGGTGGACCAGGGCCGCTTCCAGCTCCTGCTAGAGAACCTGCATGGCCCCTCGGCGGGCTCCTACCTGGGCCGTTTCTGCCACGGGGAGCCGGCTTTGGAGGCGCGAGTCCGGGAGCACCTGCGCGCCGAGGAGGCGCTGCGCCCCGACGTCCTTTTCGCCGAGGTGGTTCACCTTCCGCAGGATCGCATGGGCAACGTCACCTGCCGTCCGCGGCTGCGCCCGAACGATCTCGTCTTCCTGGGCGAGTCGGGAGCCGGGCCGGAGCAGCGCATCCTCCTGTCGGACCTCTGGGTGTCCGTGGAGGGCAGCCGCGTCGTCCTGCGCTCGAAACGTCTGGGCCGGGAGATCGTCCCGAGGATGAGCAACGCCCACAACTATGCGTCCTATGGGCTGAACATCTACCGCTTCCTGGGGCAGTTGCAGCACACGCATGCCTCGTGGCTCCAGTTCTCCTGGGGACCCCTGGCGCGCTCCTCCTTTCTTCCCCGCGTGGTGTACGGCCGCACGGTGTTGTCGCTCGCGTGTTGGAACATGGAGGCTCCGCGGCTCGAGGCCTGGGGCCGGGCGCGCGACGCCGAGCGCTTCGACGCCGTGCAACGCTTCCGCCACGAGGCCCGTCTGCCCCGGTGGATCTGCCTGCGCGACGAGGACAACCAGCTCCCCATCGACCTGGACAACGTGTTGAGCGTGGACACGCTCGTGCAGGCCATCAAGGACAGGCCTCGCGCCACCCTGGAGGAGTTGTTCCCCGGCCCCGAGGCCTTGTGCGCGCGGGGAGAGGAGGGGGGCTACGTGCACGAGCTGGTGGTGCCCTTCGTGCGCACGCGCTCCATCGTGGCGCCCTCGCGGCCGATGTGTGCCTCCGAGATGGCCGCCCCTCGTGTGCGCCGCGGTTTCGCGCCCGGCTCGGAATGGCTCTACCTCAAGCTCCACGCGGGGCCCGCGACGTTGGATCGGCTGCTCGCGGGCTCCCTGGGTGAGGCCATCGAGAAGGTCCTCGCCACGGGAGCGGCGGAGCGCTGGTTCTTCCTGCGCTATTGGGACCCGGACGCGCACTTGCGCCTGCGCTTCCAGGGTGAGCCTCGACGGTTGGAGGCGGAGGTCTGGCCGCTGCTGCGCTCCGCCTGCGCGGCCGCGATGGAGGCGGGCCACGCCTGGCGTTTGCAGTGGGACACCTACGAGCGCGAGGTGGAGCGCTATGGCGGCCCGGTGGGCATCGAGTTGGCGGAGGCGCTGTTCCAGGCCGACAGCGACGCGGTGCTTTCCCTCCTCCGAGTGGAAGGCGCGGACACGGAGCGTGAGCAGCGCTGGCGCTTGACGCTCCAGGGGATGGATGCGCTCCTGGATGCACTGGGGTTTTCGCTGGAGCGGAAGCTGGAGGTGGTGAGCCGGGCGCGCGCTGGCTTCGGCACCGAGTTCCAGGTGGACAAGTCGTTCGAGGTGCAATTGGGAGAGCGCTACCGCCGCGAGAGCCGCTTCCTGGAGACATCGCTCTCGGGCGACCCCCCTCCCGTCTGGGCGCGGCGGGGTGAACGGCTCCGTCCGGTGGTGGAGCGCCTGCTCCAGGCCGAGCGGGAAGGGATGCTGGACCTCCCCCTGGAGGTGCTGGCCGACAGCTACCTGCACCTGCACGTCAACCGGATGCTGACGGACGAGTCACGGCCCCAGGAACTCATCCTCCATGATTTCCTGACCCGCCTGTACCGGTCCCGGCTGGCGCGGCTGCGCAAAGGGCGCTGA
- the rodA gene encoding rod shape-determining protein RodA: MQLRIERRMLPHVPWGLILSVLAVVGLGIFNLASASRSQASPVWTSQAAYVGVSFLAALIVCLVDYRVIKNMALPIYVLNIVALLALRVFGHKAKGAESWFVLGPIRVQPAEFMKIGVLLMLAKVYHDDFKPGEGSYGIKRLIKPVLVVMVPTVLVLVQPDLGTALMILLSSATVILFGKVRWYLVAVIVAGFLTGAGIIWNDYVREMPEPRTTVVRHLLKPHQSKRISGWLDPESDLRGSGYHAAQSKIAVGSGGLHGKGWKEGTQTGLSFLPEQHTDFIFSVWAEEHGFLKCVLLLVLYGLVFIMGLGVGFNARDRFGAFAAVGVVAMIFWQVFENIGMVIGLLPVTGITLPLLSYGGSSLVSVMLCIGLLVNISMRRHMF, from the coding sequence ATGCAGCTGCGCATTGAGCGGCGCATGTTGCCCCATGTCCCCTGGGGCCTGATCCTCAGCGTGCTCGCGGTGGTGGGGCTGGGCATCTTCAACCTGGCCTCGGCCTCCCGTTCGCAAGCCTCTCCGGTGTGGACGAGTCAGGCGGCGTACGTGGGGGTGAGCTTCCTGGCCGCGCTCATCGTGTGCCTGGTGGACTACCGCGTCATCAAGAACATGGCGCTGCCCATCTACGTGCTCAACATCGTGGCGCTGCTCGCGCTGCGGGTGTTTGGCCACAAGGCCAAGGGCGCGGAGAGCTGGTTCGTCCTGGGCCCCATCCGCGTCCAGCCCGCCGAGTTCATGAAGATCGGCGTGCTGCTCATGCTGGCCAAGGTCTACCACGATGATTTCAAGCCGGGAGAGGGCTCCTATGGCATCAAGCGCCTGATCAAGCCGGTGCTCGTGGTCATGGTGCCCACCGTGCTCGTGCTGGTGCAGCCGGACCTGGGCACGGCGCTGATGATCCTCCTGTCCTCGGCGACGGTCATCCTGTTCGGCAAGGTGCGCTGGTACCTGGTGGCGGTGATCGTCGCGGGCTTCCTCACGGGGGCGGGCATCATCTGGAATGACTACGTGCGGGAGATGCCCGAGCCGCGCACCACCGTCGTGCGGCACCTGCTCAAGCCCCACCAGAGCAAGCGCATCTCCGGGTGGTTGGATCCGGAGTCGGACCTGCGCGGCAGTGGCTACCACGCGGCCCAGTCGAAGATCGCCGTGGGCTCCGGAGGCCTGCACGGCAAGGGCTGGAAGGAGGGCACCCAGACGGGTCTGTCCTTCCTTCCCGAGCAGCACACGGACTTCATCTTCTCCGTGTGGGCCGAGGAGCATGGCTTCCTCAAGTGCGTGCTGCTGCTGGTGCTCTACGGGCTCGTCTTCATCATGGGACTGGGCGTGGGCTTCAACGCCCGGGATCGCTTCGGCGCCTTCGCCGCCGTGGGCGTGGTGGCGATGATCTTCTGGCAGGTGTTCGAGAACATCGGCATGGTGATTGGCTTGTTGCCGGTGACGGGCATCACCCTGCCGCTGCTGAGTTACGGAGGCTCCTCGCTGGTGAGCGTGATGCTCTGCATCGGGTTGCTCGTGAACATCAGCATGCGCCGCCACATGTTCTGA